Proteins from a single region of Gemmatimonadales bacterium:
- a CDS encoding PIN domain-containing protein, with amino-acid sequence MIAVDTNILVYALHPAAPQHGEALARVQRLATGRSPWALPFPCIGQFLRVVTHRAFRPVVPLAVAWHDLVTLLASPSVQLLTPTDRHLPLLREVLEESGARGDLVYDAQIVALCLEYGVREILTADKDFRRFTGIKVTNPFA; translated from the coding sequence ATGATCGCCGTCGATACCAACATCCTGGTGTATGCACTGCACCCGGCCGCCCCTCAGCATGGCGAGGCGCTCGCGCGGGTGCAGCGCCTCGCCACCGGGCGGTCTCCCTGGGCGCTGCCGTTCCCCTGCATAGGGCAGTTCCTGCGCGTGGTCACGCATCGGGCGTTCCGCCCGGTCGTGCCGTTGGCCGTAGCCTGGCACGATCTCGTAACGCTCCTCGCGTCCCCGTCGGTCCAGCTGCTGACGCCGACCGATCGCCACCTGCCGCTGCTGCGTGAAGTGCTGGAGGAGAGCGGCGCGCGAGGCGATTTGGTCTACGACGCGCAGATCGTGGCCCTGTGCCTCGAATACGGCGTGCGGGAAATCCTGACGGCCGACAAGGACTTCCGGCGATTCACCGGTATCAAGGTCACGAACCCCTTCGCCTGA
- a CDS encoding ATP-dependent protease (among the AAA+ ATPases, the YifB protease family belongs to the Helix 2 insert clade; unknown function) has product IFANAHMAPRDIRVCCLLTEGADAILRTAITRLGLSARAYHRTLKIAWTVADLAAAAAIEPAHVSEAIQYRTLDRGTG; this is encoded by the coding sequence GGATCTTCGCCAACGCGCACATGGCGCCGCGCGACATCCGCGTCTGCTGCCTGCTCACCGAGGGCGCGGACGCCATCCTGCGCACCGCGATCACCCGGCTGGGGCTTTCCGCTCGGGCGTATCACCGGACGCTGAAGATCGCGTGGACGGTGGCGGACCTCGCGGCGGCGGCGGCCATCGAGCCGGCGCACGTCTCGGAGGCGATCCAGTACCGGACGCTCGACCGTGGCACAGGGTGA